The proteins below come from a single Chiloscyllium punctatum isolate Juve2018m chromosome 20, sChiPun1.3, whole genome shotgun sequence genomic window:
- the kiaa1191 gene encoding putative monooxygenase p33MONOX translates to MASNEHNVPAIEHPSSLLGKLSLPIGIHRRAFSYDDALEDLSPMTPPPPDMGSNILWKQPVIPERKYQQLSMVEDGENVSSSIVAPSAESESKVNVVKAKATSVIMNSLMTKQTQESIQRFEKQAGLTDAGYQPHKGLVAEEASYHRVGEALQKFKIQSVDSKKEDKQISTSAHSTPTGTPQASPMPNRRYLFGQGATSDLSSKSLDGDFSTLASDSTAAEKWRPFMLTQNFKATEPGAFAIQNYKGLQKPSPMDIMRTQGTAAQIAEDHANLKPPNMELSVLEGQKKQPLRTCVVKPRDLNIFAPTGF, encoded by the exons ATGGCTTCGAATGAACATAACGTTCCTG CTATCGAACATCCTTCGAGCTTACTGGGAAAGCTGTCCCTACCCATTGGGATACACCGTAGGGCATTCAGTTATGATGACGCCTTGGAAGATTTATCGCCAATGACACCCCCTCCTCCTGATATGGGAAGCAATATATTGTGGAAACAGCCTGTTATTCCAGAGCGGAAATATCAACAATTATCTATG GTGGAAGATGGAGAAAATGTTTCATCTTCAATTGTGGCACCATCAGCTGAAAGCGAGAGCAAAGTCAATGTGGTGAAAGCCAAGGCAACTTCTGTCATCATGAACTCACTTATGACAA AGCAGACACAGGAAAGCATACAGCGATTTGAGAAGCAGGCTGGCCTAACAGATGCAGGTTACCAACCCCACAAGGGCCTTGTTGCAGAGGAGGCCAGCTATCACCGTGTTGGGGAAGCCTTACAG AAATTCAAAATACAGAGTGTGGATTCAAAAAAAGAAGATAAGCAGATATCCACATCAGCTCACTCAACACCCACAGGGACTCcacaggcctcaccaatgccaAATCGCAG ATATTTGTTTGGCCAGGGAGCAACTTCTGATTTGAGCAGTAAAAGTCTAGATGGAGACTTTTCTACACTTGCCAGTGACTCGACTGCAGCTGAAAAATGGAGACCTTTCATGCTTACGCAGAATTTCAAAGCAACTGAACCAG GTGCCTTTGCTATTCAAAATTACAAAGGTTTACAAAAGCCTTCCCCTATGGACATCATGCGTACTCAGGGCACTGCTGCTCAGATAGCAGAAGATCATGCAAATTTGAAACCACCCAACATGGAGCTATCGGTGCTAGAAGGACAAAAAAAGCAGCCTCTGCGTACCTGTGTTGTAAAGCCCAGAGATCTAAATATCTTTGCTCCTACAGGCTTTTAG